The Corynebacterium suranareeae genome window below encodes:
- the recF gene encoding DNA replication/repair protein RecF (All proteins in this family for which functions are known are DNA-binding proteins that assist the filamentation of RecA onto DNA for the initiation of recombination or recombinational repair.) produces MHIRSLELRDYRSWPELKVDLEPGITVFIGRNGFGKTNIVEAIGYLAHLSSHRVSSDAPLVRAHAANARVSAVAVNQGRELAAHLLIKPHAANQASLNRTKLKTPRELLGVVKTVLFAPEDLALVKGEPAERRRYLDDIIATRQPRMAGVKADYDKVLKQRNALLKTATIALRRGYGTEEGAAALSTLDTWDGQLARLGAEVMAARFALLNQLGSKIFDAYATIAPESRPAAVNYKTTIDAGLAQYPEFDAGIIEATLLTELAAKRQREIERGSSLVGPHRDDLELLLGDQPAKGFASHGETWSFALSLRIAEFNLLRSDGTDPILILDDVFSELDAGRREKLVSIAQGVEQVLITAAVHDDLPENLKNVLAAQHTVTVQDSDTGRISLLDSTP; encoded by the coding sequence ATGCATATCCGTTCTTTGGAATTACGCGATTATCGTTCCTGGCCTGAACTCAAAGTAGATTTGGAACCTGGAATTACAGTATTTATCGGCCGCAACGGTTTTGGAAAAACCAACATTGTTGAAGCAATTGGTTACCTTGCACATTTGTCGTCTCACCGGGTGTCCTCGGATGCGCCCCTAGTGCGAGCACATGCAGCAAATGCACGAGTGTCGGCCGTAGCTGTTAATCAAGGCCGAGAACTGGCAGCTCATCTGCTGATCAAACCACATGCAGCAAACCAAGCAAGCCTTAACCGCACGAAGTTAAAAACCCCCAGGGAACTTCTCGGCGTGGTCAAAACCGTGCTGTTTGCGCCTGAAGATTTGGCATTAGTCAAAGGTGAGCCTGCTGAGCGCCGCCGATATTTAGATGACATTATCGCTACCCGCCAACCTCGAATGGCAGGTGTCAAAGCGGATTATGACAAGGTGCTGAAACAACGAAACGCCCTGCTTAAAACCGCAACCATTGCACTTCGTCGTGGATATGGCACGGAGGAAGGTGCAGCTGCTTTAAGCACATTGGACACGTGGGATGGGCAGTTAGCGCGCTTGGGTGCAGAAGTGATGGCAGCCCGGTTTGCGCTGCTTAATCAGCTGGGCTCGAAAATTTTCGATGCCTATGCCACGATCGCACCTGAATCTAGGCCGGCAGCGGTAAATTACAAAACCACCATCGATGCCGGATTGGCCCAGTATCCGGAATTTGATGCTGGAATCATCGAGGCCACATTGCTCACGGAGTTAGCGGCAAAACGGCAACGAGAAATTGAACGAGGCTCAAGTCTGGTCGGCCCACATCGCGATGACCTGGAATTATTGCTAGGTGATCAGCCAGCCAAAGGTTTTGCCAGCCACGGGGAAACCTGGTCTTTTGCCCTGTCTCTAAGAATCGCAGAGTTTAACCTTCTGCGTTCCGATGGCACTGATCCCATTCTCATTTTGGATGATGTGTTTTCCGAACTCGATGCCGGACGCCGAGAAAAACTTGTCAGCATCGCCCAAGGCGTTGAACAGGTACTGATCACTGCCGCGGTCCACGATGATCTGCCGGAAAATCTCAAAAATGTGCTCGCCGCACAGCATACCGTCACCGTTCAAGACTCCGATACCGGCCGTATTTCACTACTGGATTCGACACCATGA
- a CDS encoding DUF721 domain-containing protein gives MTDPIEQAFERIRAEAMRRNGSVPDLKKNDAFRRPPAPKGGVDKRKKGRPSGLDGRQKRYVRGAESLGSVLNKEIQRRGWGKDIAGGWVTSNWEELVGAKIAQHTRVEMIKDKKLFITCDSTAWATNLRMMQRQILQVIAEKVGPNIITELRIFGPKVPSWRKGPLHVKGRGPRDTYG, from the coding sequence ATGACTGATCCCATTGAGCAGGCATTTGAACGCATCCGCGCTGAAGCCATGCGTCGAAATGGATCCGTTCCAGACCTCAAAAAGAATGATGCTTTTCGACGCCCCCCAGCGCCGAAGGGAGGCGTCGACAAGCGAAAAAAGGGCCGTCCCAGCGGCCTAGACGGCCGCCAAAAACGCTATGTGCGGGGCGCGGAATCGCTTGGATCTGTGCTGAATAAGGAAATTCAGCGTCGTGGTTGGGGCAAAGATATTGCCGGTGGTTGGGTGACATCCAACTGGGAGGAGCTAGTTGGGGCGAAGATTGCGCAGCATACGCGCGTAGAAATGATCAAAGATAAAAAACTGTTTATTACTTGTGATTCCACTGCGTGGGCGACGAATCTCCGCATGATGCAACGGCAGATTTTGCAGGTCATCGCCGAAAAAGTCGGGCCGAACATCATTACCGAGCTGCGTATTTTTGGACCGAAAGTACCGAGCTGGCGCAAAGGGCCTTTGCACGTCAAAGGACGGGGTCCGAGAGACACTTACGGATAG
- the gyrB gene encoding DNA topoisomerase (ATP-hydrolyzing) subunit B yields MANTEHNYDASSITILEGLEAVRKRPGMYIGSTGPRGLHHLIWEVVDNSVDEAMAGHATKVEVTLLEDGGVQVVDDGRGIPVDMHPSGAPTVQVVMTQLHAGGKFDSDSYAVSGGLHGVGISVVNALSTRVEADIKLHGKHWYQNFQNSVPDDLIEGGNARGTGTTIRFWPDAEIFETTEFDFETISRRLQEMAFLNKGLTITLTDNRATDEELELEALAEQGETATELSLDEIDNETELVEETTDAPKKPKKREKKKVFHYPDGLQDYVKFLNRSKTGIHPSIVSFEAKGEDHEVEVAMQWNSSYKESVHTFANTINTREGGTHEEGFRSALTSLMNRYAREHKLLKEKEANLTGDDCREGLSAVISVRVGDPQFEGQTKTKLGNTEIKSFVQKMTNEHVGHWLEANPAEAKVIINKAVGSAQARLAARKARDLVRRKSATDLGGLPGKLADCRSKDPEKSELYIVEGDSAGGSAKSGRDSMFQAILPLRGKILNVEKARLDKVLKNAEVQAIITALGTGIHDEFDIKKLRYHKIVLMADADVDGQHIATLLLTLLFRFMPELVAQGHVYLAQPPLYKLKWQRGEPGFAFSDDERDEQLAEGLANGRKINKDDGIQRYKGLGEMNPNELWETTMDPTVRILRRVDIADAQRADELFSILMGDDVVARRSFITRNAKDVRFLDV; encoded by the coding sequence GTGGCAAACACTGAACACAATTATGACGCTTCATCGATCACCATCCTTGAAGGTCTTGAGGCGGTACGTAAACGCCCAGGCATGTACATCGGTTCAACTGGACCGCGTGGACTGCATCACCTGATTTGGGAAGTCGTTGATAACTCGGTGGATGAGGCCATGGCTGGCCACGCCACTAAAGTTGAAGTGACCCTTCTAGAGGATGGCGGCGTACAAGTAGTCGATGACGGTCGAGGTATTCCCGTCGATATGCACCCATCCGGTGCGCCAACCGTCCAGGTTGTTATGACCCAGCTGCACGCCGGCGGTAAGTTCGACTCCGATTCTTACGCAGTGTCTGGTGGACTTCACGGTGTGGGTATTTCTGTGGTGAATGCGCTGTCCACCCGCGTGGAAGCTGACATCAAGCTGCACGGCAAGCACTGGTACCAAAACTTCCAAAATTCCGTTCCCGATGATCTCATCGAAGGCGGCAACGCCCGCGGAACCGGAACCACCATCCGTTTTTGGCCAGATGCTGAGATCTTCGAAACCACTGAGTTTGATTTCGAAACCATCTCACGTCGCCTGCAAGAAATGGCATTCTTGAACAAGGGTCTCACCATAACCCTGACCGACAACCGTGCCACGGATGAAGAACTAGAACTAGAAGCACTCGCTGAGCAGGGCGAAACCGCAACCGAGCTGTCACTTGATGAGATCGACAATGAAACCGAACTCGTCGAAGAAACCACGGATGCACCAAAAAAGCCTAAAAAGCGTGAAAAGAAGAAAGTCTTCCACTACCCAGACGGACTTCAGGACTACGTAAAATTCCTCAACCGCAGCAAGACTGGCATCCACCCATCCATCGTGTCATTCGAAGCAAAAGGCGAAGACCACGAAGTTGAAGTGGCTATGCAGTGGAACTCTTCCTACAAGGAATCAGTTCACACCTTTGCCAACACCATCAACACCCGCGAAGGCGGTACCCATGAGGAAGGTTTCCGTTCTGCGCTGACCTCCCTGATGAACCGCTACGCTCGTGAGCACAAACTTCTGAAAGAAAAAGAAGCCAACCTCACTGGTGATGACTGCCGCGAAGGCCTGTCCGCTGTTATTTCCGTTCGTGTTGGCGACCCACAGTTTGAAGGCCAGACCAAAACCAAACTGGGCAACACCGAAATCAAGTCATTTGTGCAAAAAATGACCAACGAGCACGTTGGACACTGGCTGGAAGCAAACCCTGCTGAAGCCAAAGTGATCATCAACAAAGCTGTTGGTTCTGCGCAAGCCCGCTTGGCTGCACGAAAAGCCCGTGACCTGGTTCGACGTAAGTCCGCCACTGACCTCGGTGGCCTTCCAGGTAAGCTTGCCGACTGCCGATCCAAAGACCCAGAAAAGTCCGAGCTCTACATCGTGGAGGGTGACTCCGCAGGTGGCTCCGCAAAATCTGGCCGTGACTCCATGTTCCAGGCGATCCTTCCGCTACGAGGCAAAATCCTCAACGTGGAAAAAGCCCGCCTAGACAAGGTACTGAAAAACGCCGAAGTTCAAGCGATCATCACAGCACTCGGTACCGGCATCCATGATGAATTCGACATCAAGAAGCTGCGCTACCACAAGATCGTGTTGATGGCCGACGCCGACGTTGACGGCCAGCACATCGCAACCCTGCTGCTCACCCTGCTCTTCCGCTTCATGCCAGAACTGGTTGCCCAAGGACACGTGTACTTGGCACAACCACCTCTGTACAAACTGAAGTGGCAGCGCGGTGAACCAGGATTTGCCTTCTCCGACGATGAACGTGACGAACAGCTTGCTGAAGGCCTGGCAAACGGACGCAAAATCAACAAAGATGACGGCATCCAGCGTTACAAGGGTCTCGGCGAGATGAACCCGAACGAGCTGTGGGAAACCACCATGGACCCAACCGTTCGTATTCTGCGCCGCGTAGACATCGCAGACGCACAGCGCGCTGATGAACTGTTCTCCATCTTGATGGGTGACGATGTTGTGGCTCGCCGCAGCTTTATCACCCGAAATGCCAAGGATGTCCGCTTCCTAGACGTCTAA
- a CDS encoding alpha/beta fold hydrolase: protein MLSTEPTTTAHVPLPDGSSTPVQIWASENKDATFVMMWPGFGMGGYYYRPIAAALNNAGYHVAIGELRGQGQSSAKASRKNQWGYHDLASVDFPLQIAAAKTALGLAQDHPMRFLSHSMGGQISCLFAARPEAEKYNLQAIFGVGAGSPWRPTFSPKMGKRLGLGAVLLGGIGGHVMGFWPGKVLGKDLVGYGRQSGTHMREWRLFHKHNSLEDLSKQDINYVEAMKNVSIPITFTRCPDDEDCPRASMEALASFVPAAQVTFEEIPEELGHNRWARQPEATLELFLRQMS from the coding sequence GTGTTATCTACTGAACCCACCACCACTGCACATGTTCCACTGCCTGATGGATCGTCTACTCCAGTCCAGATTTGGGCGTCGGAAAATAAAGACGCCACGTTTGTGATGATGTGGCCAGGTTTTGGCATGGGTGGATATTATTATCGTCCGATTGCAGCTGCGTTAAATAATGCTGGTTACCACGTGGCTATTGGTGAGTTACGTGGTCAGGGTCAAAGTTCAGCGAAGGCTAGCCGAAAGAATCAGTGGGGATACCATGATTTGGCTTCCGTGGATTTCCCGCTTCAGATTGCTGCTGCGAAAACTGCACTTGGCTTGGCCCAAGATCATCCCATGAGGTTTTTGTCGCATTCGATGGGTGGGCAGATTTCTTGTCTTTTTGCAGCTCGTCCAGAGGCTGAAAAATACAATCTTCAAGCAATTTTCGGAGTGGGGGCTGGTTCGCCGTGGAGGCCTACGTTTAGTCCTAAAATGGGGAAGCGTTTGGGATTGGGGGCTGTGTTGCTCGGTGGCATTGGTGGGCATGTCATGGGATTTTGGCCAGGTAAAGTTTTAGGAAAAGACTTGGTGGGTTACGGCCGACAATCGGGAACTCACATGCGGGAATGGCGACTATTTCATAAACACAATTCTTTGGAAGATCTTTCCAAGCAGGATATTAACTATGTGGAAGCGATGAAGAATGTGAGCATCCCCATTACTTTTACTCGATGCCCTGATGATGAGGACTGTCCGCGAGCATCAATGGAGGCCTTGGCTAGTTTTGTTCCCGCTGCTCAGGTTACTTTTGAGGAAATTCCGGAGGAGCTTGGCCACAATAGGTGGGCTCGGCAGCCGGAGGCAACGCTCGAGCTTTTTCTACGCCAAATGTCTTAG
- a CDS encoding YczE/YyaS/YitT family protein: protein MSFAIGITVHAGLGTTTISSPPVVWTAATGLSLGWTTIIFNGFLILCQMIVLRSQFKPHMLIQIVWAFLFGFLCDFSLLLTTWAETDNYFVAWIWVIVATILMSIGVFIEVLPNITFIAGEGIVSALVTRFPKVEFGTMKQIVDWTFVSCAAILSWITMGALIGVREGTVFAAFFIGFFVRQWRKLYLRSIGH from the coding sequence ATGTCTTTCGCCATCGGCATTACTGTCCATGCAGGCCTTGGCACCACCACAATTTCATCCCCACCAGTGGTTTGGACCGCTGCTACTGGCTTATCACTTGGATGGACCACCATTATCTTCAATGGTTTTCTTATTCTTTGCCAGATGATTGTGCTGCGGTCACAATTCAAACCACACATGCTGATCCAGATTGTGTGGGCATTCCTCTTCGGTTTTCTTTGTGATTTCAGCCTTCTCTTAACAACCTGGGCAGAAACCGATAATTACTTTGTGGCATGGATTTGGGTCATCGTGGCCACCATCTTGATGTCGATCGGTGTTTTTATAGAAGTGCTCCCCAACATCACGTTCATCGCCGGCGAAGGCATCGTATCCGCATTGGTGACGAGATTTCCCAAAGTGGAATTTGGCACCATGAAACAAATCGTCGACTGGACCTTTGTTTCCTGCGCAGCGATTTTGTCCTGGATCACCATGGGTGCCCTCATAGGTGTGCGCGAAGGTACTGTGTTCGCAGCCTTTTTCATCGGATTTTTTGTCAGACAATGGCGCAAACTCTACCTCCGTTCCATCGGCCACTAA
- a CDS encoding DUF6918 family protein yields the protein MTSLKDLLVSTNFDAAVKDMSAFIEETVSKQSGITGIALKGAMAAATKVDSDIVTKGSRRLLPEMADSLDGLWQDYKANGGATDFGAHLEANSSSALDAILNVADRNANNINVPGLDKVYKGVRGKAAKVIEQELPKIGQLIEKHAQ from the coding sequence ATGACTTCACTCAAGGACTTACTTGTCTCCACAAACTTCGACGCTGCAGTAAAAGATATGTCAGCCTTCATCGAAGAAACCGTGAGCAAGCAATCCGGAATCACCGGCATCGCACTCAAAGGCGCAATGGCTGCAGCAACAAAAGTAGATTCCGATATCGTAACCAAAGGCTCCAGGCGCCTTTTGCCAGAAATGGCTGATTCCCTAGATGGCCTGTGGCAGGATTACAAAGCTAATGGCGGTGCTACAGATTTCGGCGCACACCTAGAAGCCAACAGCTCCAGCGCACTTGATGCGATTTTGAACGTTGCTGACCGCAACGCAAACAACATCAACGTCCCCGGCCTAGACAAGGTGTACAAAGGCGTACGTGGCAAAGCTGCCAAGGTAATTGAACAAGAACTACCAAAAATTGGCCAGTTGATAGAAAAGCACGCACAATAA